A region from the Vicia villosa cultivar HV-30 ecotype Madison, WI linkage group LG3, Vvil1.0, whole genome shotgun sequence genome encodes:
- the LOC131655972 gene encoding cysteine-rich receptor-like protein kinase 44, with translation MAYNVKQKLFSITLLFCIIFSPTETASTFSHYNCTNIQTYNPKSTYKINLNTLLSTLSSKASDTLNHGHYNTSIISTIDEPEDTVYGSFMCIGNTNHCGECVRNSTKTLTSMCDSKEGIIWSDECLVRYSNRSFFDTMEESPSWCVKDSIDYQGPLDGFNKMLSSLMVDLVTQANGDSKRNFTKLVLKKEIYYEDKFLYGLAQCIPSLSNDNCMKCLKDAIEYLQTSCARGKLRGSVLYPSCVVRYDPNPFFPLLRGQEKVNRVPRYSIILHVLVPIFSVTVFFFTYYVLCRRARKNLKYHRENFGEDISSEVHSLQFDFDMIRLATNKFSDDNKIGEGGFGDVYKGMFPNGFEIAVKRLIRNSSQGAVEFKNEVLLIAKLQHRNLVRLLGFCIQRNEKILIYEYMHNKSLDYYLFSPENHKKLTWHARYKIIRGIARGILYLHEDSHLKIIHCDLKPSNILLDDKMNAKISDFGLARIVAIDQMQGNTSIIAGTYGYMSPEYAMLGQFSEKSDVFSFGVIILEIISGKRNVDYNGVNSIDDLVSHAWKKWWENRQLELLDSALIYSFSEREVNRCIQIGLLCVQENPDRRPTMATIALYFNCDSIDLPLPQQPAFYMRGKIESKVASKKSMTGQPRSYSVTRF, from the exons ATGGCTTACAATGTGAAACAGAAACTCTTCTCAATTACTCTTCTCTTCTGCATAATCTTTTCACCAACAGAAACTGCATCAACATTCAGCCATTACAATTGCACAAATATTCAAACATATAATCCCAAAAGCACTTACAAAATCAACTTAAACACACTCTTATCAACACTTTCATCTAAAGCTTCTGATACACTCAACCATGGTCACTATAATACTAGTATAATTAGTACTATCGATGAACCAGAAGACACTGTCTAtggttcattcatgtgcattggaAACACTAATCACTGTGGTGAATGTGTTAGAAACTCAACCAAAACACTTACCTCAATGTGTGATTCTAAAGAGGGTATTATTTGGTCTGACGAATGTTTGGTTCGTTATTCCAATCGATCTTTCTTTGATACCATGGAAGAATCTCCGTCATGGTGTGTGAAGGACTCGATTGATTATCAAGGTCCGTTGGACGGATTCAACAAAATGCTAAGCTCTTTGATGGTGGATCTTGTGACACAAGCAAACGGAGATTCTAAGCGAAATTTTACCAAACTTGTTCTCAAGAAAGAGATTTACTACGAGGATAAATTCTTGTATGGACTTGCTCAGTGTATACCGAGTCTCTCGAATGATAATTGCATGAAGTGTTTGAAGGATGCTATTGAATATCTTCAAACTTCATGTGCTAGAGGAAAGCTTAGAGGAAGTGTTTTATATCCAAGTTGTGTTGTTAGATATGATCCTAATCCATTTTTTCCATTACTTAGAG GACAAGAAAAGGTAAATCGAGTACCGCGATATTCCATAATTTTACATGTTCTTGTTCCTATCTTCTCTGTCACGGTTTTCTTTTTCACATATTATGTGCTATGTCGAAGAGCGAGGAAGAATCTCAAGTATCACAGAGAAAATT TTGGAGAAGACATTTCATCAGAAGTACACTCTCTGCAATTTGATTTTGATATGATTCGACTAGCGACAAACAAGTTCTCTGATGATAACAAGATAGGAGAAGGTGGTTTTGGAGATGTTTACAAG GGAATGTTTCCGAATGGATTTGAAATAGCAGTGAAGAGGCTCATAAGAAATTCAAGTCAAGGAGCTGTGGAATTTAAGAATGAAGTGTTGTTAATAGCGAAACTTCAACACAGAAATCTTGTGAGACTTTTAGGATTTTGCATTCAAAGGAATGAGAAGATACTCATTTATGAGTATATGCACAACAAAAGCCTTGATTACTATCTATTTA GTCCTGAAAACCATAAGAAATTAACTTGGCATGCGCGTTACAAGATTATAAGAGGGATTGCGCGAGGTATTCTTTATCTACATGAGGATTCTCATCTGAAAATCATACATTGTGATCTTAAACCGAGCAATATTTTGTTGGATGATAAAATGAATGCGAAGATATCGGATTTTGGCTTGGCGAGGATTGTTGCAATTGATCAAATGCAAGGAAATACTAGTATAATTGCGGGGACATA TGGCTACATGTCTCCCGAATATGCAATGCTTGGCCAATTTTCTGAGAAATCAGATGTATTCAGCTTTGGAGTCATAATTCTTGAGATTATCAGTGGAAAAAGAAATGTTGATTATAACGGAGTAAATTCCATCGATGACCTCGTTAGCCAT GCTTGGAAGAAATGGTGGGAAAATAGGCAATTGGAACTATTGGATTCTGCATTGATCTACTCATTTTCAGAAAGAGAAGTAAATAGGTGCATTCAGATAGGTCTACTATGTGTGCAAGAAAATCCAGATCGAAGACCAACTATGGCAACAATTGCTTTGTATTTCAACTGTGATTCAATAGATCTACCACTACCTCAACAGCCGGCATTTTACATGCGTGGAAAAATCGAATCAAAGGTTGCTAGTAAAAAATCGATGACGGGTCAACCTAGGAGTTATTCAGTGACAAGGTTTTAA